A single region of the Chionomys nivalis chromosome 23, mChiNiv1.1, whole genome shotgun sequence genome encodes:
- the Dbx1 gene encoding homeobox protein DBX1, with amino-acid sequence MMFPGLLAPPTGYPSLLRPTPTLTLPQSLQSAFSGHSSFLVEDLIRISRPPTYLPRSIPTASLSPPRQEAPTALADSGTSDLGSPGPGNRRGSSPQTALSPANEPTFLKFGVNAILSSAPRRESSPALLQSPPPKTFAFPYFEGSFPPFIRSSYFPASSSVVPIPGTFSWPLAARGKPRRGMLRRAVFSDVQRKALEKTFQKQKYISKPDRKKLAAKLGLKDSQVKIWFQNRRMKWRNSKERELLSSGGCREQTLPTKLNPHPDLSDVGQKGPGDEEEDLRGPCLAYHAPSDPRHLLEGPLPASPAHSSSPGKPSDFSDSDEDEEGEEDEEITVS; translated from the exons ATGATGTTCCCCGGCCTCCTCGCGCCCCCCACGGGGTATCCCAGCCTCCTGCGACCCACGCCCACCTTAACACTGCCCCAGTCCCTTCAATCTGCGTTTTCCGGCCACTCTAGTTTTCTAGTGGAAGATTTGATCCGCATCAGTCGGCCCCCCACCTACCTGCCCCGTAGCATACCCACGGCCAGCCTGTCACCCCCCAGACAGGAGGCCCCCACGGCCCTCGCCGACTCGGGGACCTCGGACCTGGGTTCTCCGGGGCCCGGGAACCGGCGTGGCAGCTCTCCACAGACAGCCCTCTCCCCTGCCAACGAGCCCACGTTTCTGAAGTTTGGGGTGAATGCCATCCTCTCATCAGCGCCCAGAAGAG AATCGTCGCCGGCTTTGCTGCAGAGCCCCCCTCCCAAGACGTTCGCCTTTCCTTACTTCGAAGGCTCCTTCCCACCCTTCATTAGATCCTCTTATTTCCCAG cgTCTTCCAGCGTTGTGCCGATCCCCGGGACATTCTCCTGGCCCCTGGCCGCTCGCGGCAAGCCTCGCCGGGGCATGCTGCGCAGAGCCGTGTTCTCTGATGTGCAGCGCAAAGCCCTGGAGAAGACGTTCCAGAAGCAGAAATACATCAGTAAGCCTGACCGGAAGAAGCTGGCCGCCAAACTGGGCTTGAAAGACTCGCAG GTGAAAATCTGGTTCCAGAATCGACGCATGAAGTGGCGGAACTCCAAAGAACGCGAGCTCCTGTCTAGCGGGGGTTGCCGAGAGCAGACCTTGCCCACGAAACTAAACCCTCATCCAGACCTTAGTGACGTAGGCCAGAAGGGCCCTGGGGATGAGGAAGAAGACCTCCGGGGTCCCTGCCTGGCCTACCATGCCCCCTCTGACCCTCGACACCTGCTGGAAGGGCCCCTGCCCGCCTCCCCTGCGCACTCCAGCAGCCCTGGGAAACCCTCGGACTTCTCTGATTCCGATGAGGatgaggagggtgaggaggacGAAGAAATCACTGTGTCCTAG